The genomic interval TACCCCCGGTCTGCCGCAGTATTACAATTACTACTGCCGGGATTGTACCGAGGTCTGCTGGGTTCACTTCACAGGAAACGGCGTTCACCGTCTTCTTGAAAGCATGAACCTTTTGGACTCGAATATATATCATATAGGTTATGGAAAAGAGTTTGTAGAGCTTTTCAATGAGATCACACACGAACTCCAGGTCAAGCGTCCCAGGTTTGAGGAACTGTCTTCCGCCCTGCTTCTTTCTCTACTTGGTAAAATAGCCCGGGTGATGGATGAATCCAAAATACGCAAAATCAATACAACTTTTGAAAAAATATTCAAAATGATGCATTCAAACTTCAACAGAAACCAGCAAATCCGGGACTACGCCAAAGAATGCAATCTCAGCGTTTACTGGTTTATACATAAGTTCAAGGAGTTGACCGGTTTCTCACCCACAGCCTATATTAAGCAGCTCAGAATCAACGAAGCAAAATACCTTCTGTCCAATTTCTCCTTAA from Bacillota bacterium carries:
- a CDS encoding AraC family transcriptional regulator; translated protein: MLNIAAHKNNFTEGRGLVDNDNYLTVVGSGYQRFITKDWSVIREKGRPDYQIIYIIKGRGFFTFNEQTYEVPEGSIAIYTPGLPQYYNYYCRDCTEVCWVHFTGNGVHRLLESMNLLDSNIYHIGYGKEFVELFNEITHELQVKRPRFEELSSALLLSLLGKIARVMDESKIRKINTTFEKIFKMMHSNFNRNQQIRDYAKECNLSVYWFIHKFKELTGFSPTAYIKQLRINEAKYLLSNFSLSISEVSFMVGYENPLYFSRVFKQETGISPRDYRKTLLL